A region of the Halalkalibaculum roseum genome:
GGACACTCCCATCCCCACTTCAGAAAACGCATTAAAGAACAGGTAGACAAACTTGCTTTCTATTCCAATTCGGTGTTAAATCCGCTGCAAACACAGCTGGCTGAAAAACTCGGTAATTTATCCGGTTATGAAGAGTATCAGCTATTTCTGAGCAACTCGGGAGCGGAAGCTGTAGAAAATGCCCTGAAGGTAGCCTCATTTTATACAGGTAAGAAAAAAGTTATCTCTTTTTCTAAGTCTTTCCACGGGAGAACCAGTGCGGCCTTGGGCGTTACCGATAACAGCAAATATTCTGCGCCGATCAATGAAAATGACCATACCGTTTTTCTTGAACTTAATGAAACAGAAGCCCTGACAAAGGAAATAAACAAGGGTGACGTTTGCGCGGTTATCATCGAAGGCATTCAAGGCATTGGCGGCATACACATCCCCGATCCCGAGTTTATGAAGCAAATCGAACTTCTCTGTAAGAAGCATGGTGCCCTTTTTATCTGTGATGAAATACAGTCCGGTTATGGAAGAAGTGGTAAATTCTTTGCCCACCAGCATGCCGGGGTGACGCCAGACATTATAACTATGGCCAAAGGAATGGGTAATGGATTTCCCATTGCAGGAACCCTATTTCACCCAAAAATTGAGCCCTGGCATGGAGAGCTGGGTTCTACATTCGGTGGCAATCACCTGGCATGTGC
Encoded here:
- a CDS encoding aspartate aminotransferase family protein; its protein translation is MPLFDVYPLLDITPEKGEDCFVYDTKGTKYLDFYGGHAVISIGHSHPHFRKRIKEQVDKLAFYSNSVLNPLQTQLAEKLGNLSGYEEYQLFLSNSGAEAVENALKVASFYTGKKKVISFSKSFHGRTSAALGVTDNSKYSAPINENDHTVFLELNETEALTKEINKGDVCAVIIEGIQGIGGIHIPDPEFMKQIELLCKKHGALFICDEIQSGYGRSGKFFAHQHAGVTPDIITMAKGMGNGFPIAGTLFHPKIEPWHGELGSTFGGNHLACAAGLAVLEVISDEQLIDNANIVGNSLMEKLAGLPMVTEVRGEGLMIGVECTNPIKEIRMKLLHEKHILTGVSSDPHTLRLLPPLTISKDQADKFVTDFQHTLTAISKNETLYLS